CGCGGCCGCCGCGGTTGCTGCACGCGGAAGGCAACACGCGGGTTGATGTTGCAATAATCGAACGTGCCCGACGCGGTCGCCTGGCACTGCTCATAGGTCTGATAGGCGCATTCGCCGGGAATCCCGTGCTCCCTGCCCTGCAGGCACCACGGGTAATCATAGGCCGCAGCCGGACCTGACGTGGCGATGGTCGCAGCACCAGCCGCCGTCACAGCCATCATCGCCAACACAAGCTTGCGCATCTGAAAAACTCCTCACCTCGCGGATACCGCCGTCTGTCGGGTCAATTCTAGCATCGGCGAGCGATCATGCCGATCACTCTACCTTGAGGCCGGCGAACTCGACCACCTTCTTCCACTTCTCGGTTTCCGCCTTGATCATGTCGCCGAACGCTTCCGGCGACTGGATCAGCGGGTCGCCGCCGAGATCGGCGAGCCGCGCCTTCATGTCGGGCTCGGCGAGCACCGCGTTGATCTCGCTGTTGAGCTTTACGATGATTTCCTTCGGCGTGTTCTTCGGCGCCCCCATGCCGAACAGCGCGCTCGCCTCGTAGCCCGGCACCGTCTCGGCGATCGCCTGCACGTCGGGCAGTTGCGGCGAACGCTGCGTCGTGGTGACGCCGAGCGCGCGCAACGCGCCGGAACGGATATGCTGGATGATCGAGGGCATGTTGTCGAAGATCACCTGCACCTGGCCGCCGAGCATGTCGGTGATCGCGGGTGCCGCGCCGCGATAGGGCACGTGCTGCATCGTCGTGCCGGTCATCGCCATGAACATCTCGCCCGACAGATGCACCGAGGTGCCGTTGCCGGAGGAGGCCATGTTCACCTTGCCGGGATTGGCCTTCACATAGGCGATGAACTCGGCGACGTTCTTCGCCGGCACGTCCTTGTTGACCGTCATCACGTTGGGCACGCGGTTGAAGGAGGCGACCGCGGCGATGTCGCGGACGAAGTTGAACTTCAGGTTGGTGTAGAGCGTGGTGTTGATGTAGTTCGCCGGGTTGACCAGCAGCACGGTGTAGCCGTCCGGCTCCGCGTTCACCGCGGTCTCGGTGCCGATATTGTTGCCGGCGCCCGGCTTGTTCTCGATCACGAATTGCTGGCCGAGCCGCTCCGACAGCCGCTGGCCGATCAGCCGCGCGATGATGTCGGTGGCCCCGCCCGGGGGATAGCCGACCAGGAACCGCACCGGCCGCGTCGGATAGTCGAGCGCGGATGCGCCGCGCGCCGACGCGAGCAGGGCCGGCAGGCCGATTCCGATCAGGCCGAGAGCGCTGCGGCGTGAAGTCATGCGGTTTCTCCCAGGATTTTGTTCGTTGAAGTGAAGGCGTTGTGCGTTGTAACAAACAACATCATGCACGACCAGAGCAGGCTAGTGGTCCGATTCTAACATTCGCTATCCGCTTTTGCGCTCCACGAGATGCGACGAAAGGATAAGCCATGACCGTGACGGTGAATGCGCTCGACCACATCGTGATCAACGTCGCCGACGTCGCGCGGACGGCGCAGTGGTACCGCGCCATCCTCGGCATGGAGGTCAAGGTGTTCGATCCGGGTGAGGGCAAGCCGAAGCGCACCTCGCTCGTGTTCGGCAGCCAGAAGATCAATGTGCGGCCACGTGACGCCGGCACGGTCGAGTGGTTCACCGCCGATCACGTTGCGGCCGGCAGCGACGATCTCTGCTTTCTGACGTCGAGCACACCGGACGAGGTGGTCGCGCACCTCAAGGCCCATGGCGTCGCGATCGAGGAAGGCCCGACCAGGAAGCAGGGCGCGCGCGGCATGCTGTTGTCGGTCTATTGCCGCGACCCCAGCCTGATCGAGATTTTCGTCCTACGAGAAGTGAGGCGCTGGAGCGTTTTCGAGCGAAAGCCTGCCCCGAACTTGATCCGGGCTGGGCACCGGTTCGCGCGAAGAAAACGCGTCAAACCAGGAATCTGGAGCATCGGTTCTGATTCCATCAGAACCGAACATGCTCTAATACGCGCCGAAGGCGACCGGGCGGAACGCCTGCAGCAGCTGCTGGTCGAGCTTGCCGCTCATGCCTTCCATCAGCGCAAAGGCGCGCGCATGCGTGAACGGCATGCGGTAGGCGCGCTTCTCCACCAGCGCCGCGTAGATGTCGACGATGGTGGTCAGCCGCACGATGTCGCTGATCTGGTTGCCCGAGAGCCCGTTCGGGTAGCCGCTGCCGTCGAGCATCTCGTGATGGTGCAGCACGACGTCGAGCATCTCCGCGGGGAAACCGCCCTGCGCCGCCAGCGCCTCGTAGCCGCGGCGCGGGTGCTGGCGGATCTCGTACATCTCTTCCTCGGTGAGCGGCGTCTTCTTGTCGAGGATCGCGACCGGCACGAAGGCCTTGCCGATATCGTGCAGCAGCGCGGCGCGCGCCAGGCGCCGCTGGTCGTCCTCGCGCATGCCGAGATTTTGCGCAAAGGCGACCGCGAAGCCCGTCACGAACAGGCAATGGCGATAGCTGTCGATATGGTGGCAGCCGACCGCGGTCAGCCATTCGCGCAGCGAGGTGTGCTTGATGGCCTTGAGGATCTTGTTCTCGGCCTGCATGACGTCCTCGATCGTCAGCGGCTCGCCCGCCGGCAGCTTCTCGAACATCTTCACGATGACCGCGTGCGCGGCCTCGACGCCACGGTTCAGCGCCTTGCCGCGGTCGGTCGCGTCATAGGCGGCGCTGTCGGGGAATGCGGCGCGGACGCGCTGCAGAATCGCGGCTGCGTCGAATGGCCGCGAGATGGTGTCGGTCGCGCCCAGTGCCCAGGCCTGCATCGACGCGTGGTGCAGCGCATCGGCGAGCACGAACAGCCGCGGCATGCTGCGATAGGCTTCGCCGCGCAGCTTGTTGCGGACGCGCTGCACGCTCTCGGCCGAACGCAGGTTGATGTCGACGACGATGCCGGACACCTCGCTCGCCGGCTTGTCCGGAATGTCCGACGTCGCAATCGCCTGAACCTCCCCCACCGAGCGCAGGATATGCGCAAGCTCGTTGCTCTGGTCGGCCTGGTCAGAGGCAAGGAGAAGATGGCGCTTGGGCTGTTTCTGGGAGGCTGAGGCGGTCATGGATTTCCGGCAGCTTGCGAGGGACGACTGGTCACGCAACTTACCGACAATGGGTTCCCTGCCGCTTAATGGGCGTCATGAACGGACTTGCTCGATGAAAGCTACAATTTTAGCGAATGCGCCTCGCGCAAAAAAGTCCGCCGGAGGCTTGCTCCGGCGGACCGTGGTCGTGTTCGCGTGCTGACGCGCCTTACGCCTTCATCGCCGCCTTCACCGCCTCCGCCGAGATCGGCAGCGAGCGCACACGCGCGCCGACCGCGTTGAACACCGCGTTGCCGATCGCGGGCGCGACCACCGTCACCGCGGGCTCGCCGACGCCGGTGGCGTGCTCGCCATTGGCGATCACGGCAACCGCGACCTCCGGCAGCTGGCTCATGCGCAGCGGCGTGTAGCTGTCGAAGTTGGTCTGCTCGATGCCGCCGTCCTTCAGCGTCGCCTTCTCATAGAGCGCGAGCGAAAGCCCCCACAGCGCCGCGCCCTCGACCTGGGCGCGGATGTTGTCGGGATGCACCTGGGTGCCGACGTCGGTGGCCACGGTCAGCTTCTTGACCTTGACCTCGCCCGATGGCGCGACCGCGACATGGGCGACGCAGGCGGTCCAGCTTGCGGTGGCGCGCTCCTGCGAGGAGACGCAGGCAACGCCCATGCCCTCGCCCTGCGGCAGCTGCCTGGTGCCGTAGCCGGCGAGCCCCATCGCGGCGAGCAGCGTGTTGCGCAGCCGCTGCGCGCCGCCGGCATTGGCGCCCTTGCCGTCGAGCATGTCGATGCGGTACTGCGCCGGGTCGCGTCCGACCGCATGCGCGAGCTCATCGACCATGCTTTCGACCGCCCAGAACGTCCAGCCCGGCGCCACCGAGCGCAGCTGCCCCGACGGCGTGGCGGTATGCGCCATCTCGTTGAGGATCGCCCGCACATTGTGATTGGGCACGGTGTAGAAGAAGTCCGCGCCGTTCACGGTGAACGCATCCAGCGAGCCCTTCTTGTCGACCGAGGGCGACAGGAAGTCGGGAATGCCCCAACGCTTGGTCGGCCACGCCGAAACCACGTCGTGGTTCATCGCGATCAGCTTGCCGTCGCCGTCGAGACCGGCCTTGATCTTCTGGTAGGTCAGCGGACGCGAGAAATCCATCGTCATGTCGTTCTCGCGCGAGTAGATCACCTTGACCGGCTTGCCGACTGCTTTCGCGGCCTGCACCGCCGGCACCATCATGTCGGCATCGAGCCGCCGGCCGAAGCCGCCGCCCAGCCACATCTGGTGCATGACCACGAATTTGGGATCGATCCCGGCCGCACCGGCGGCGATCGCGCCGGAGCGCGTCGCGAACTGGTTGCCGGAATAGACGTGCAGGATGTCGCCCTTGAACTCCGCCGTGGCGTTCATCGGCTCCATCGGCGCGTGGATGTTGATGCTGGTGGTGTATTCCGCCTCCAGCACCTTCGCGGCGGTGCCGAGCGCCGCCTTGGTGTCACCGTCCTTGACGAAGAACTCTCCGGAATCGTCGAGCGCCTGCAGCCTTTTGGCTTCGGTCAATAGCGATTCACTGGTCAGCTTCGCGTTCGGACCACCGTCATAGGCAACCTTCAGCGCATCCGCCGCCTTGCGCGCATTGGCATAGGTGTTGGCGACCGCCACCACCCAGCCCGTGGTCGTTCCCGTCTTGTCGTCGAGCGTCACCGCCTTGATGAAGCCGGGCAGCTTTTTCGCGGCACTGTCGTCGACCGATGTCACGGTCGCGCCGTAGCGCACCGGCGGAGTGACGACCGCGCCGTACACCATGCCCGGCAGCATCACGTCGATGCCGTATTTCGCCGCGCCGTTGGTCTTGGAGGGGATGTCGAGCTGCGGCACCGAGACGCCGATCAGCGTGTACCGGTCCGGCGTCTTCAGCTTGATCGCCTTCAGCTCGTCCGGCGTGAAGGTCTTGGTCGCCTTGCCGCTCTTGACGACGTCGCCAAAGCTCATCTGCTTCTTCGCCTTCGCATGCGCGATCATGGAGTCGCGCACCACGAGCTCGGAAGCCGGCACGCCCATGATGCCGGCGGCCGCTTCGGTGAGCGCGATGCGCCCCGCGGCGCCGGCACGGCTCATCGCCTCGAAATTCATCATGGTCGACCAGCTGCCGCCGGTGATCTGCACGCCCAGCACGGGATCGTTGAATTTCGGATCGTTGGAGGCGAGCTGGACCCGCATGTCCTTCCAGTTCGCGCCGAGCTCTTCGGCGACGATCTGCGCCATGGTGGAGGCGATGTGCTGGCCCATGTCGGCCTTGCCGCAGGTCACGGTCACGATGCCGTCGGGCGCGATCGAGTACCAGACGCTGGGATCGAAATTGGCGGGCGCGGCGAGCGCCTGGTCGGCGCCGAGCATGCCGGGAACGGCGGAATAGCCGAGCGCGAGCCCTGCGGCCGCGGTGCCCACGAGGAAATGGCGGCGGCTGAGATCGGCCGCGTCGGGCTGACTGATCCTGGTCTTGTCGATTTTCACGTGGCTGTTCATGTCGCCCTCCGCTCGCCGGCGTTGGAGGCGGTGCGCATCTCGGACGCGGCCCGCATGATCGCCTTCTGGATCCGCGAATAGGTCATGCAGCGGCAGAGATTGCCGTCCATGGCGTCGACGACCTCTTCCCGCGTCGGGTTGGAATTCTTGGCGAGCAGGGCTGCGGCCTGCATGATCTGGCCCGACTGGCAGTAGCCGCATTGCGGCACCTGCTCGGCGATCCAGGCCTTCTGCAGGGGATGATCGCCCTTGGGCGCGAGCCCTTCGATGGTGGTGATCTTCTTGCCGACGGCGTCGCCGAGCGCGGTCTGGCACGAACGCACCGCCTCGCCATTGATGTGAACCGTGCAGGCGCCGCACAGTCCCGCGCCGCAGCCGAACTTCGTGCCCGTCATCTGCAATTGCTCGCGGATGACCCAGAGGAGCGGCGTATCGTTGGCCGCCTCGACGGACATATTTCGTCCGTTGATATTGAGACTAGGCATTAGAGCATCCCCTTCCGGTGTACGAGGCCGCTTACGGCGGCAGTCACTTTTGGGTAACCGGCACCCACCGGGCCAGTGTCGGAGCTGGGAAGAATGATCGCGTTCGTTTGCGGTGGCAATCCGATTCGGACTCCCGCTGTGCGGGTAAAAATGTTTTTGAAAATTTTGCTTGTGCGCTGCGACAAAAAACTTGTCACAATCTCGCCGAACTGCGCCGGATTTCCTCACCCGGCAAAGCCGCGATACAGTTAGCGCGATCGAAAAAAGCCGGAAGAGCTTCATGCCAACCATCGACCGCGACGGGGTCAAGATCCACTACGAGGTGCATGGCGACGGCCCGCCCTTGATCCTGACCCACGGATTTTCCGCGACATCGGCGATGTGGGCGGATCAGATCGAGGCCTTGGCGCAACGGCACACGCTGGTGCTGTGGGACATGCGCGGCCACGGCCGTTCCGACTACCCCGACGATCCCGCCGCCTACAGCGAAGCGCACACCGTCGGCGACATCGCGGCGCTGCTGGACGCGGTCGGCGCTGCCAGCGCCATCGTCGGCGGGCTTTCGCTCGGCGGCTACATGTCGCTCGCGTTCTGCCATGCCCATCCCGAGCGGGTCCGCGCGCTCCTCATCATCGACACCGGGCCCGGCTTCAGGAAGGACGACGCGCGCGAGGCCTGGAACGCTCGCGCGCTCGGCATCGCGGACCAGTTCGAGCGCGAGGGGCTGGCCGTGCTGCGGTCGGCGAGCCGCGAGCGCGCGACCGCCATCCATCGCGATGCATCGGGCCTGGCGCGCGCCGCGCGCGGCATGCTGACCCAGCGCGATGCGCACGTGATCGAGCATCTCGCCGCGATCAGGGTGCCGGCGCTGGTCGTGGTCGGCGCCGACGACACGCCGTTTCTCGCCGCCTCCGACCATATGGCAGCGAAGATTCCTGCCGCCCGGAAAATCGTGATCCCCGCCGCCGGCCATGCCGTGAACATCGACCAGCCGCAGGCGTTCATCGATACGGTCCTGCCGTTCCTGCACGGCCTGCCGCGGGAGGCCGCGGCGGAGTCCGCGATGCGTTCCTGACGGCGCCGCCCAAACGACGATCCCTCAACCCTCAAACCAGATGGAATAGACCGTGGGAAAAGACATCAAGCTGACGGCATCGGACAAGTTTCAGCTCGGCGCTTATCGCGCCGATCCAGCGGGCGCGCCCAAGGGCGCGATCGTGGTGATCCAGGAGATCTTTGGCGTCAACCACCATATCCGCAGCGTCTGCGACCGGCTGGCCGCTGAAGGCTATGTTGCGGTTGCGCCATCGATCTTCGACCGCATCGAGCCGAATTTCCAGAGCGGCTATTCGCCCGACGAGGTCGCCAATGCACGCAAGTTCGTCGCCAATCCGGATTTCCCGGCGATGCTGCGCGACACAGAGGCCGCGATCGATTCCGTGCAGAGCGTCGGCCCGGTCGGCATCGTCGGCTTCTGCCTCGGCGGCAGCATCGCCTATGCGGCGGCGACAAAACTCTCCGGGCTGAAGGCGGCCGTCGGCTATTATGGCGGCGCCATCGTGCGCTTTGCCGACGACAAGCCGAAGGTGCCGACCGAGCTGCATTTCGGCGAGAAGGATGCCGGCATTCCCCTGAGCGATGTCGAGGCCATCAAGGCGAAGCGGCCGGAGGTCGAGATCTACATCTATCCGGGTGCCCAGCACGGCTTCCATTGCGACGAGCGCGCGAGCTACGACAAGAAGAGCGCCGACATCGCCTGGCCGCGCACCCTGGAATTTTTTCGGAAGCACTTGAGGTGACGCGCAGCGTCAATCTGGTCTGACGACGGACTGCGTCCTTCGTCAGAACCAGCGCTCGCCCACCTGCACGGTGTCGCCTGGACCGAGCGGGG
This genomic interval from Bradyrhizobium sp. NP1 contains the following:
- a CDS encoding dienelactone hydrolase family protein → MGKDIKLTASDKFQLGAYRADPAGAPKGAIVVIQEIFGVNHHIRSVCDRLAAEGYVAVAPSIFDRIEPNFQSGYSPDEVANARKFVANPDFPAMLRDTEAAIDSVQSVGPVGIVGFCLGGSIAYAAATKLSGLKAAVGYYGGAIVRFADDKPKVPTELHFGEKDAGIPLSDVEAIKAKRPEVEIYIYPGAQHGFHCDERASYDKKSADIAWPRTLEFFRKHLR
- a CDS encoding alpha/beta fold hydrolase encodes the protein MPTIDRDGVKIHYEVHGDGPPLILTHGFSATSAMWADQIEALAQRHTLVLWDMRGHGRSDYPDDPAAYSEAHTVGDIAALLDAVGAASAIVGGLSLGGYMSLAFCHAHPERVRALLIIDTGPGFRKDDAREAWNARALGIADQFEREGLAVLRSASRERATAIHRDASGLARAARGMLTQRDAHVIEHLAAIRVPALVVVGADDTPFLAASDHMAAKIPAARKIVIPAAGHAVNIDQPQAFIDTVLPFLHGLPREAAAESAMRS
- a CDS encoding DUF3551 domain-containing protein, whose protein sequence is MRKLVLAMMAVTAAGAATIATSGPAAAYDYPWCLQGREHGIPGECAYQTYEQCQATASGTFDYCNINPRVAFRVQQPRRPRYAAPGYYSPGFGWYGYPGYDD
- a CDS encoding HD domain-containing phosphohydrolase, coding for MTASASQKQPKRHLLLASDQADQSNELAHILRSVGEVQAIATSDIPDKPASEVSGIVVDINLRSAESVQRVRNKLRGEAYRSMPRLFVLADALHHASMQAWALGATDTISRPFDAAAILQRVRAAFPDSAAYDATDRGKALNRGVEAAHAVIVKMFEKLPAGEPLTIEDVMQAENKILKAIKHTSLREWLTAVGCHHIDSYRHCLFVTGFAVAFAQNLGMREDDQRRLARAALLHDIGKAFVPVAILDKKTPLTEEEMYEIRQHPRRGYEALAAQGGFPAEMLDVVLHHHEMLDGSGYPNGLSGNQISDIVRLTTIVDIYAALVEKRAYRMPFTHARAFALMEGMSGKLDQQLLQAFRPVAFGAY
- a CDS encoding molybdopterin cofactor-binding domain-containing protein, with the protein product MNSHVKIDKTRISQPDAADLSRRHFLVGTAAAGLALGYSAVPGMLGADQALAAPANFDPSVWYSIAPDGIVTVTCGKADMGQHIASTMAQIVAEELGANWKDMRVQLASNDPKFNDPVLGVQITGGSWSTMMNFEAMSRAGAAGRIALTEAAAGIMGVPASELVVRDSMIAHAKAKKQMSFGDVVKSGKATKTFTPDELKAIKLKTPDRYTLIGVSVPQLDIPSKTNGAAKYGIDVMLPGMVYGAVVTPPVRYGATVTSVDDSAAKKLPGFIKAVTLDDKTGTTTGWVVAVANTYANARKAADALKVAYDGGPNAKLTSESLLTEAKRLQALDDSGEFFVKDGDTKAALGTAAKVLEAEYTTSINIHAPMEPMNATAEFKGDILHVYSGNQFATRSGAIAAGAAGIDPKFVVMHQMWLGGGFGRRLDADMMVPAVQAAKAVGKPVKVIYSRENDMTMDFSRPLTYQKIKAGLDGDGKLIAMNHDVVSAWPTKRWGIPDFLSPSVDKKGSLDAFTVNGADFFYTVPNHNVRAILNEMAHTATPSGQLRSVAPGWTFWAVESMVDELAHAVGRDPAQYRIDMLDGKGANAGGAQRLRNTLLAAMGLAGYGTRQLPQGEGMGVACVSSQERATASWTACVAHVAVAPSGEVKVKKLTVATDVGTQVHPDNIRAQVEGAALWGLSLALYEKATLKDGGIEQTNFDSYTPLRMSQLPEVAVAVIANGEHATGVGEPAVTVVAPAIGNAVFNAVGARVRSLPISAEAVKAAMKA
- a CDS encoding tripartite tricarboxylate transporter substrate binding protein, whose product is MTSRRSALGLIGIGLPALLASARGASALDYPTRPVRFLVGYPPGGATDIIARLIGQRLSERLGQQFVIENKPGAGNNIGTETAVNAEPDGYTVLLVNPANYINTTLYTNLKFNFVRDIAAVASFNRVPNVMTVNKDVPAKNVAEFIAYVKANPGKVNMASSGNGTSVHLSGEMFMAMTGTTMQHVPYRGAAPAITDMLGGQVQVIFDNMPSIIQHIRSGALRALGVTTTQRSPQLPDVQAIAETVPGYEASALFGMGAPKNTPKEIIVKLNSEINAVLAEPDMKARLADLGGDPLIQSPEAFGDMIKAETEKWKKVVEFAGLKVE
- a CDS encoding (2Fe-2S)-binding protein; its protein translation is MPSLNINGRNMSVEAANDTPLLWVIREQLQMTGTKFGCGAGLCGACTVHINGEAVRSCQTALGDAVGKKITTIEGLAPKGDHPLQKAWIAEQVPQCGYCQSGQIMQAAALLAKNSNPTREEVVDAMDGNLCRCMTYSRIQKAIMRAASEMRTASNAGERRAT